The Desulfomicrobium orale DSM 12838 genome includes a window with the following:
- a CDS encoding amidohydrolase family protein produces MIDGVWRAARILTMNPALPEIADGGLAVAGGRIVAIGPWKEVRDCGPAHDLGSVAIVPGLINAHTHLGLSHLSGRIPPGLGFAAWADRLFALMNEKTDAAAVERAVARMRAGGVACVGDVTGRDAELVRAALDRQRVAGHLFREWTGSGRNVTPRPLPGAWSLAVHALYSCHADLARRVKAWCGQRRLPFSLHLAEVPGENELFLTGGGKLAEFVRSRRILPSGFVPPEQRVVPFARSLGLLDNRSLAVHCVRVNEEDADILAHSGASVCLCPRSNTWIGVGPAPAAMLHAAGVPLCLGTDSLASAPDMELWAELRTVRAMLPGVSPMGLLELVTRNPARALGVEADFGSLEAGKRAAWAVLPEDFGGMAEGNGGGV; encoded by the coding sequence ATGATTGACGGCGTCTGGCGCGCGGCGCGCATTCTGACCATGAATCCGGCTCTGCCCGAGATCGCGGACGGCGGCTTGGCCGTGGCGGGGGGGCGCATCGTGGCCATCGGGCCGTGGAAAGAGGTCCGGGATTGTGGCCCGGCACACGATCTGGGCAGTGTGGCCATCGTTCCCGGCCTGATCAACGCCCATACCCATCTGGGTCTGTCCCACCTGTCCGGCCGCATTCCGCCCGGCCTGGGATTTGCGGCCTGGGCCGATCGCCTCTTCGCCCTCATGAATGAAAAGACAGACGCCGCCGCAGTGGAACGGGCCGTGGCGCGGATGCGGGCCGGAGGCGTGGCCTGCGTGGGGGATGTGACCGGCCGGGATGCAGAGCTGGTGCGCGCGGCTCTGGACCGGCAGCGCGTGGCCGGCCATCTTTTCCGGGAATGGACGGGTTCGGGGCGCAATGTGACCCCGCGTCCGCTGCCCGGAGCGTGGAGCCTTGCCGTCCATGCCCTGTATTCGTGCCATGCTGATCTGGCTCGGCGCGTCAAGGCATGGTGCGGACAGCGGCGTCTGCCGTTTTCCCTGCACCTGGCTGAAGTGCCGGGCGAGAACGAGCTTTTCCTGACCGGTGGAGGAAAACTGGCCGAATTCGTCCGTTCACGCCGCATTCTGCCTTCGGGATTCGTGCCGCCGGAACAGCGCGTTGTCCCTTTTGCCCGCTCTTTGGGGCTGCTGGATAACCGTTCCCTGGCCGTGCATTGCGTGCGGGTGAACGAGGAAGATGCGGACATTCTGGCGCACAGCGGCGCGTCCGTGTGCCTGTGCCCGCGCAGCAACACCTGGATCGGCGTGGGCCCGGCCCCGGCGGCCATGCTCCATGCGGCGGGCGTGCCCCTGTGCCTGGGGACGGATTCTCTGGCCTCCGCCCCGGACATGGAACTGTGGGCCGAACTGCGGACCGTCCGGGCCATGCTGCCCGGCGTATCCCCTATGGGGCTCCTGGAGCTTGTGACACGCAATCCGGCCCGGGCTTTGGGAGTGGAGGCGGATTTCGGCAGTCTGGAAGCGGGCAAACGGGCGGCCTGGGCCGTGCTGCCGGAAGATTTCGGCGGGATGGCGGAAGGAAATGGCGGAGGCGTATAG
- the ftsH gene encoding ATP-dependent zinc metalloprotease FtsH: MNNISKNLVLWAAICMIMIVVFNMFNKPQNAPNDLNYTEFLAKVRKNEVDSVKIQGARVTGTLVGGQRFSTYTPNDPTLVDTLVRHNVQVKAEPLEEAPWYVTVLASWFPMLLLIGVWIFFMRQMQSGGGKAMSFGRSRAKMVTQEETKVTFADVAGVDEAKEELQEVVDFLSNPKKFTRLGGRIPKGVLLVGSPGTGKTLLARAVAGEAGVPFFSISGSDFVEMFVGVGAARVRDLFIQGKKNAPCLIFIDEIDAVGRQRGAGLGGGHDEREQTLNAMLVEMDGFESNEGVILIAATNRPDVLDPALLRPGRFDRQVVVPNPDLQGRKRILEVHARKTPLSPEVDLEVLARGTPGFSGADLENLVNEAALHAAKLNQDKVTMRDFEEAKDKVMMGKERRSLILSDEEKKTTAYHEAGHTLVGKFLPGTDPVHKVTIIPRGRALGLTQYLPEDDRHTYSKTYLESALAVLFGGRAAEELVFSSLTTGAGNDIERATDMARRMVCEWGMSEEFGPMALGRKNDEVFLGRDMAHVQDYSEDTARRVDMEVKRILSEAYDTAMTILRDNIELLHSLSSALIDRETLTGEEVDRIIRGETLPPQTPEKAQPPAQEEVSEESFTLDEGGSGEEA; the protein is encoded by the coding sequence TTGAACAATATTTCCAAGAATCTGGTGCTCTGGGCCGCTATCTGTATGATCATGATCGTCGTGTTCAACATGTTCAACAAGCCCCAGAATGCACCCAATGATCTGAATTATACGGAATTTTTGGCCAAAGTCCGGAAGAACGAGGTCGACAGCGTGAAAATCCAGGGCGCGCGGGTCACGGGTACCCTGGTGGGCGGACAGCGTTTCTCCACCTATACCCCCAACGATCCGACCCTGGTGGATACGCTGGTCAGGCACAATGTGCAGGTCAAGGCCGAACCTCTGGAGGAAGCCCCCTGGTACGTGACTGTGCTTGCCTCCTGGTTTCCCATGCTCTTGTTGATCGGCGTGTGGATATTCTTCATGCGCCAGATGCAGAGCGGCGGGGGCAAGGCCATGTCTTTCGGGCGTTCGCGGGCCAAGATGGTCACTCAGGAAGAGACCAAGGTCACGTTCGCCGACGTGGCCGGCGTGGACGAGGCCAAGGAGGAATTGCAGGAAGTCGTCGATTTTCTGAGTAATCCCAAAAAATTCACCCGCCTCGGCGGCCGCATTCCCAAAGGGGTGTTGCTGGTGGGCTCTCCGGGCACAGGCAAGACTCTGCTGGCCCGCGCCGTGGCCGGAGAGGCGGGGGTGCCCTTTTTCTCCATTTCCGGCTCGGATTTCGTGGAAATGTTCGTGGGTGTGGGCGCGGCCCGGGTGCGCGATCTGTTCATCCAGGGCAAGAAGAACGCGCCCTGTCTTATTTTCATCGATGAGATCGACGCCGTGGGCCGCCAGCGCGGCGCGGGACTGGGCGGCGGCCACGACGAACGCGAACAGACTCTGAACGCCATGCTGGTGGAAATGGACGGCTTTGAATCCAACGAAGGCGTCATCCTCATCGCCGCCACCAACCGGCCGGACGTGCTCGATCCGGCCCTGCTGCGGCCGGGGCGTTTCGACCGGCAGGTGGTGGTGCCCAATCCGGATTTGCAGGGCCGCAAGCGCATCCTCGAAGTGCATGCGCGCAAGACGCCGCTTTCTCCCGAGGTGGATCTGGAGGTTCTGGCCCGGGGCACTCCCGGATTCTCCGGAGCCGATCTGGAAAACCTGGTCAACGAGGCGGCCCTGCACGCGGCCAAGCTGAATCAGGACAAGGTGACCATGCGCGATTTCGAGGAGGCCAAGGACAAGGTCATGATGGGCAAGGAGCGCCGCTCCCTGATCCTGAGCGACGAGGAAAAGAAGACCACTGCGTATCACGAAGCCGGGCACACCCTGGTGGGCAAGTTCCTGCCGGGCACGGACCCCGTGCACAAGGTGACCATCATCCCCCGCGGCCGGGCTCTGGGTCTGACCCAGTACCTGCCCGAGGACGACCGGCATACCTATTCCAAAACCTATCTGGAGAGCGCTTTGGCGGTGCTTTTCGGCGGCCGCGCGGCCGAGGAGCTGGTGTTCAGTTCTCTTACCACGGGCGCGGGCAACGATATCGAGCGGGCCACGGACATGGCCCGGCGCATGGTCTGTGAATGGGGCATGAGCGAGGAGTTCGGCCCCATGGCGCTGGGCCGGAAGAACGACGAAGTGTTTCTGGGCCGGGACATGGCTCACGTCCAGGATTACAGCGAAGACACGGCCCGCCGTGTGGACATGGAAGTCAAACGCATTCTGAGCGAGGCCTATGACACGGCCATGACCATCCTGCGGGACAATATCGAACTGTTGCACTCCCTGTCCTCGGCGCTCATCGACCGCGAGACCCTGACCGGCGAGGAAGTGGACAGAATCATCAGGGGCGAGACTCTGCCGCCGCAGACCCCGGAGAAGGCTCAACCCCCGGCGCAGGAAGAGGTGTCGGAGGAATCCTTCACTCTGGACGAGGGCGGCAGCGGGGAAGAAGCATGA